In Nocardioides sp. W7, the genomic stretch GTGCTCGCCGTCGCGCCGTACCGCTCGCGCGGGCTGCGCAAGATGGGCGGCAAGGCCGTCATCGCGGCGCCGGGCGCCGAGGCGTCGGCCATCGCCGGCCTGGTCGAGCACGCCGAGCACGGCATCGACGGCACCGCGGTGCTGCTGGTGGGGGAGCGGCTCGCCACCTCGCCGGGCGCGCTCTCGGCCGCCGCCGCGCTGGCTCGCAAGACCGGCGCGAAGCTCGCCTGGGTGCCGCGCCGGGCCGGTGACCGTGGCGCGGTCGAGGCCGGCTGCCTGCCCAACCTGCTGCCCGGCGGACGTCCGGTGGCCGACCCGGTCGCCCGGGTGGACGCGGCCGCGAGCTGGGGCGTCGACTCCCTGCCCGACACCCCCGGCCGGGACGCCGACGCGATCGTGGCCGCGCTGGTCGCCGGTCAGCTGGGCGGCCTGGTCATCGGCGGCGTCGACCCCGACGACACGGCCGACCCGGCCGCCACCCGGGCCGCGGTCGAGGCGGCGTCGTTCGTCGTCGCCCTGGAGCTGCGCGAGACCGAGGTGACCCGGGCCGCCGACGTGGTGTTCCCGGTGGCCCCGGTCAGCGACAAGGCCGGCACCTTCGTCACCTGGGAGGGCCGCCCGCGGCCCTTCGAGGCGGTCTTCACCAACCCGGCCTCGCTGCCCGACCTGCGGATCCTCGCCGGCATCGCCGAGGAGCTGGGCCGCCCGCTCGGCTTCCGCACCGTCGCCGACGTGCGGGCCCGGATGTCCGAGATGGGCCCGTGGGACGGTGCCCGTCCCGCGTCGCCCGCGGTCGAGCCGGTCCAGCCGGCTGCGAGCGCCGGCGTACGCGTCGCCAGCTGGAAGCAGCTGATCGACCTGGGCTCGATGCAGGACGGCGACGACCACCTGCGGGCCACCGCCCGGATGCCCGTGGTGCGGGTGCCGGCGACGATCTTCGAGCAGCACGGCCGACTGGTCACCCTGACCGGTGACCGCGGCTCGCTGACGCTCCCGGCGGTCATCAACAAGGAGCTGCCCGACGACGTGGTGTGGCTGCCGGCGAACTCCTCCGGCAACGGCGTGCTCGCCGACCTCGCCTCACCCGGCTCGACGGTCACCGTGAAGGGAGCGGGCGCGTGATCCCACTGGCGGCCGACGACACCAGCCTGGCGAGCTTCGGCAACGACCCCTGGTGGATCATCCTCATCAAGACCCTGCTGATCTTCGTGGTCCTGGTGCTGCTCACCCTGTTCAACATCTGGTTCGAGCGTCGGGTCGTGGCCCGGATGCAGCACCGGATCGGCCCCAACATCAACGGCCCGTTCGGGTTGCTGCAGTCACTGGCCGACGGCGTGAAGCTCGCGCTGAAGGAGGACCTGATCCCGAAGGCGGCCGACAAGGTGGTCTTCCTGATCGCCCCGGTGCTGGCCGTGGTCCCCGCGTTCGTCACCTTCTCGGTGATCCCGTTCGGGCCCGAGGTCAACTTCTTCGGTGAGACCACCCCGCTGCAGCTGACCGACATGCCGGTCGCCGTGCTGTTCGTGATGGCCATCGCCTCGATCGGCATCTACGGCATCGTGCTCGGCGGCTGGTCCAGCGGCTCGACGTACTCCCTGCTCGGCGGGCTGCGCTCGAGCGCGCAGATGATCTCCTACGAGGTCGCGATGGGCCTCGCGCTCGTCGCGGTGTTCCTGTACGCCGGCTCGATGTCGACCTCGGAGATCGTGGCGGCGCAGGACAACCTGTGGTTCGGCCTGATCCTGGCGCCGTCGTTCATCATCTACACGATCGCGATGATCGGGGAGACCAACCGCGCGCCGTTCGACCTCCCCGAGGCCGAGGGCGAGCTGGTCGGCGGCTTCCACACCGAGTACTCCTCGCTGAAGTTCGCGCTGTTCTTCCTCGCCGAGTACATCAACATGGCGACCGTCTCCGCGCTCGCGACGACGCTGTTCCTCGGCGGGTGGCACGCGCCGTTCTGGATCGACCACCTCTACGCCGGCTTCAACGAGGGCTACTGGCCGGTGCTGTGGTTCTTCGGCAAGGTGATGGCGTTCATCTTCGTCTTCATCTGGCTGCGCGGCACGCTGCCCCGGCTGCGCTACGACCAGTTCATGGCCTTCGGCTGGAAGCGGCTGATCCCGGCCGCGCTGCTCTGGATCATCGCGGTCGCGACGATCCGGGCGATGTCGCTGGAGGACGGTATCGACCGGCAGTACCTCCTGGTCGCGATCGGCGTGCTCGTCGTGCTCTTCCTCGGGCTCTTCTTCTTCGCCGACGAGGACGACCACGAGGAGGCGCCGGCCGTCGCGCCGGAGCCCCCGGCGAGCGGCGCCTTCCCGGTCCCGCCGATGCCCACCGGCGGTCCGGTCCGCGGTGCGGCCGAGCCGCTCACGTTCAGATCCAGTTCCACGGTCCCGGCCGGGACGACGGAGGAGACATCCTGATGCCCACGTTGAAGGAGCAGTTCTGGGACCCGGTCGCCGGGTTCGGGGTGACCTTCCGGACGATGTTCAGGAAGGTCGTCACCGAGCAGTACCCCTACGACAAGCAGCCGACCGCACCTCGCTTCCACGGCCGCCACCAGCTCAACCGGTGGCCCGACGGGCTGGAGAAGTGCATCGGCTGCGAGCTGTGCGCGTGGGCCTGCCCGGCCGACGCGATCTACGTCGAGGGTGCGTCCAACGACGACAGCGCCAACGGCGAGGGCCGCTTCAGCCCCGGCGAGCGCTACGGCCGCGTCTACCAGATCAACTACCTGCGCTGCATCCTGTGCGGCCTGTGCATCGAGGCCTGCCCGACCCGGGCCCTGACGATGACCAACGAGTACGAGCTGGCCGACGACAACCGCGCGGACCTGATCTACGAGAAGTCCGACCTGCTCGCGCCGCTGCTCCCCGGCATGGAGCAGCCGCCGCACCCGATGCGTCTCGGCGACGACGAGGGCGCCTACTACCGGGGCACCCAGGGGGGCTCCGCCCCCCAGACCCCCCAGAACGTCGAGGGGGTCGCTCCGCTCCCCGATCCTTCTGTTCCGGCGAACCAGGCTCGCTCCGCTCGCGGTTCGACGGGCTCCGCTGGCGCGGAGCAGGATGGGGCGGTGTCGTGAGCCCTGCCTTCTACATCCTGGCGCCGATCATGGTGCTGGCGGCTCTCGGGATCCTCTTCGTCCGCAAGGCGGTGCACGCCGCCCTGCTGCTCGCGGTCGTGATGATCAGCCTGGCCGTGCTGTACGCCGTGCTGGAGGCGCCGTTCCTGTTCGCGGTGCAGATCATCGTCTACACCGGCGCCATCTTGATGCTCTTCCTCTTCGTGCTGATGTTGGTCGGTGTCGACGCCTCCGACTCCACGGTCGAGACGATCCGCGGTCAGCGGGTGCTCGCCGTGGTCGCCGGCCTGGTGCTCGGCTTGGTGCTGGTCACCGGCCTGGCCCAGATCTCCCTCGGCAGCGTCGTGGGGCTGGAGGAGGCCAACCAGGGCGGCAACGTCCAGCGGCTCGCCGACATCCTGTTCTCGCGCTACGTCTTCGCCTTCGAGGTCACCAGCGCGCTGCTCATCACCGCCGCCATGGGCGCGATGGTGCTCGCCCACCGCGAGCGGCTCACGCCCAAGGCGACCCAGCGGAGCCTGGCCGCCGAGCGGGTGCGCGACTACGCCGAGAAGGGCACCCACCTCGGGCCGCTGCCCGCTCCCGGCGTCTTCGCCCGCCACAACGCGGTCGACACCCCGGCCCTGCTGCCCGACGGCACCGCCTCGGCGCTCTCGGTCTCCCGGGTGCTGGCGGCCCGGGGCACGGTCCGGTCCGCGCCGGCCCTGGCCGACGACATCGAGGGGGTCCAGCGCTCGCTGGCCGGTCTGCCCGGCGGGTCCGGCTCCGCCGCCGACACCTCCGCAGGCTCCGGCCACAACACCGAGCAGGGCACCGGCATGCCGACCAGTCAGGCCGGCGAGGCCGAGGTGCCCGAGCAGGTCGACGTGGCCGCCGAATCCGACGTGGCCGACGTGGAAGGAGACCGCTGATGGACGACGTGACGCCGTACATCATCCTGTCCTCGATCCTGTTCACGATCGGCTGCGTGGGGGTGCTCACCCGTCGCAACGCGATCGTGGTGTTCATGTGCGTCGAGCTGATGCTCAACGCCTGCAACCTCGCGCTGGTGGCCTTCGCCAAGCAGCACGGCAACCTCGACGGCCAGATCGCCGCCTTCTTCGTGATGGTGGTGGCTGCGGCCGAGGTCGTCGTCGGGCTCGCGATCATCATGACCATCTTCCGGACTCGTCGCTCGGCCTCGGTCGACGACGCGAGCCTGCTGAAGTACTGAGGAGCCGTGACGAGCCCGATGCATCTCATCTCCCCTGCGCTGGCGGTGGAGGGCGGCCACATCCCCGTGGTCGACCCGTCCGCCTCGACCGGCGTCTTCTCGCTGATGTGGCTGGTGGTCGCACTCCCGCTGCTGGGCGCTGCGATCCTGCTGCTCGGCGGCAAGGCCACCGACCGGTGGGGCCACCTGCTCGGCACCGCGACGTCGGCCGGCTCCTTCGTGATCAGCGTCGCGATGTTCGTGGCCCTGCTCGGTCGCGACGACACGGACCGGTCGGTGGGCCAGGAGCTGTACGACTGGATCGACGTCGGCGGCCTGCACGTCGGCATGGACCTGCTCTACGACCCGCTGTCGGCGCTGTTCCTGCTGCTGATCACCGGCGTCGGCTCGCTGATCCACGTCTACTCGATCGGCTACATGGAGCACGACCCGCGCCGGCGTCGGTTCTTCGGCTACCTCAACCTGTTCGTCGCCGCGATGCTGATGCTGGTCCTCGCGGAGAACTACCTGGCCCTGTTCCTGGGCTGGGAGGGCGTCGGCCTGGCGTCGTACCTGCTGATCGGCTTCTGGCAGCACAAGCCCTCCGCGGCGGCCGCCGCCAAGAAGGCCTTCGTGATGAACCGGGTCGGTGACATCGGCCTCGCGCTGGCCATCGCGCTGATGTTCGTCACCTTCGGCACCACGAGCTTCTCGGGGGTCAGCGA encodes the following:
- the nuoH gene encoding NADH-quinone oxidoreductase subunit NuoH, which codes for MIPLAADDTSLASFGNDPWWIILIKTLLIFVVLVLLTLFNIWFERRVVARMQHRIGPNINGPFGLLQSLADGVKLALKEDLIPKAADKVVFLIAPVLAVVPAFVTFSVIPFGPEVNFFGETTPLQLTDMPVAVLFVMAIASIGIYGIVLGGWSSGSTYSLLGGLRSSAQMISYEVAMGLALVAVFLYAGSMSTSEIVAAQDNLWFGLILAPSFIIYTIAMIGETNRAPFDLPEAEGELVGGFHTEYSSLKFALFFLAEYINMATVSALATTLFLGGWHAPFWIDHLYAGFNEGYWPVLWFFGKVMAFIFVFIWLRGTLPRLRYDQFMAFGWKRLIPAALLWIIAVATIRAMSLEDGIDRQYLLVAIGVLVVLFLGLFFFADEDDHEEAPAVAPEPPASGAFPVPPMPTGGPVRGAAEPLTFRSSSTVPAGTTEETS
- the nuoK gene encoding NADH-quinone oxidoreductase subunit NuoK, which produces MDDVTPYIILSSILFTIGCVGVLTRRNAIVVFMCVELMLNACNLALVAFAKQHGNLDGQIAAFFVMVVAAAEVVVGLAIIMTIFRTRRSASVDDASLLKY
- the nuoI gene encoding NADH-quinone oxidoreductase subunit NuoI → MPTLKEQFWDPVAGFGVTFRTMFRKVVTEQYPYDKQPTAPRFHGRHQLNRWPDGLEKCIGCELCAWACPADAIYVEGASNDDSANGEGRFSPGERYGRVYQINYLRCILCGLCIEACPTRALTMTNEYELADDNRADLIYEKSDLLAPLLPGMEQPPHPMRLGDDEGAYYRGTQGGSAPQTPQNVEGVAPLPDPSVPANQARSARGSTGSAGAEQDGAVS
- a CDS encoding NADH-quinone oxidoreductase subunit J, giving the protein MSPAFYILAPIMVLAALGILFVRKAVHAALLLAVVMISLAVLYAVLEAPFLFAVQIIVYTGAILMLFLFVLMLVGVDASDSTVETIRGQRVLAVVAGLVLGLVLVTGLAQISLGSVVGLEEANQGGNVQRLADILFSRYVFAFEVTSALLITAAMGAMVLAHRERLTPKATQRSLAAERVRDYAEKGTHLGPLPAPGVFARHNAVDTPALLPDGTASALSVSRVLAARGTVRSAPALADDIEGVQRSLAGLPGGSGSAADTSAGSGHNTEQGTGMPTSQAGEAEVPEQVDVAAESDVADVEGDR